A genome region from Nicotiana tabacum cultivar K326 chromosome 13, ASM71507v2, whole genome shotgun sequence includes the following:
- the LOC107815904 gene encoding DNA repair protein RAD51 homolog 3-like isoform X4: MELAPLSMTAWDMLNEEKSLGRITTSCSELDDVLGGGISCKEVTEIGGVPGIGKTQLGIQLAVNVQIPMDYGGLQGKAIYIDTEGSFMVERALQIAEACLEDMQEYHGFLKKDLQACQLNMKPTDFLENIFYFRVCSYTEQIAVVNYLDKFISEHKDVKVVIIDSITFHFRQDFDDMALRTRLLGGMALKLMKLTKKFTLAVVLLNQVTTKYIEGSYQLTLALGDSWSHACTNRVILYWNGNERYAYIDKSPSVRSASAQYSVTGRGIRSSVSNCKRVKMM; the protein is encoded by the exons ATGGAACTAGCTCCATTGTCAATG ACTGCATGGGATATGCTAAACGAGGAGAAATCACTTGGACGTATCACAACATCCTGTTCCGAGCTGGATGACGTTTTGGGTGGGGGAATAAGTTGCAAAGAGGTTACTGAAATTG GTGGGGTGCCAGGAATTGGTAAAACGCAACTTGG TATACAACTTGCAGTGAACGTCCAAATTCCTATGGATTATGGTGGTCTGCAAGGCAAGGCAATATATATAG ATACAGAAGGCAGCTTTATGGTGGAGCGCGCTTTACAAATTGCTGAAGCTTGTCTAGAAGACATGCAAGAATATCATGGATTTTTAAAGAAGGATTTACAAGCTTGTCAACTTAACATGAAGCCAACGGATTTCCTTGAGAACATATTCTATTTTCGTGTTTGTAGTTACACAGAGCAAATTGCTGTTGTAAATTACTTGGATAAGTTCATCTCAGAGCATAAAGAT GTTAAGGTTGTAATTATTgatagcattacattccattTCCGACAAGATTTTGATGACATGGCCCTTAGAACCCGACTACTTGGTGGAATGGCCTTAAAGTTGATGAAGCTCACAAAGAAATTTACTTTGGCA GTTGTCCTCTTGAATCAAGTAACCACCAAGTATATCGAAGGGTCATATCAGTTAACTCTTGCATTAG GAGATAGCTGGTCACACGCTTGCACTAACCGGGTGATTTTATACTGGAATGGTAATGAAAGGTATGCATACATTGACAAGTCGCCTTCTGTTCGATCAGCATCTGCTCAATATTCCGTGACGGGCAGAGGGATTCGGAGCTCTGTTTCAAACTGTAAACGAGTCAAGATGATGTAA
- the LOC107815904 gene encoding DNA repair protein RAD51 homolog 3-like isoform X1: MEVSSLPISASQRAKLISAGYSSLSSLFSVSYSDLARDLKISENEAIGILRVASQRRGSERSNGTSSIVNEEGSYSWNFSLGAQTAWDMLNEEKSLGRITTSCSELDDVLGGGISCKEVTEIGGVPGIGKTQLGIQLAVNVQIPMDYGGLQGKAIYIDTEGSFMVERALQIAEACLEDMQEYHGFLKKDLQACQLNMKPTDFLENIFYFRVCSYTEQIAVVNYLDKFISEHKDVKVVIIDSITFHFRQDFDDMALRTRLLGGMALKLMKLTKKFTLAVVLLNQVTTKYIEGSYQLTLALGDSWSHACTNRVILYWNGNERYAYIDKSPSVRSASAQYSVTGRGIRSSVSNCKRVKMM, translated from the exons ATGGAAGTTTCAAGTCTTCCGATATCGGCATCGCAGAGAGCAAAGCTGATCTCCGCCGGCTactcttctctttcttctctcttttccgTCTCCTACTCCGACCTTGCTCGCG ATCTAAAGATTTCAGAAAATGAGGCgattggaattttgagagttgcatcACAAAGGAGGGGATCTGAAAGATCTAATGGAACTAGCTCCATTGTCAATG agGAAGGAAGTTATTCATGGAATTTTTCATTAGGAGCACAGACTGCATGGGATATGCTAAACGAGGAGAAATCACTTGGACGTATCACAACATCCTGTTCCGAGCTGGATGACGTTTTGGGTGGGGGAATAAGTTGCAAAGAGGTTACTGAAATTG GTGGGGTGCCAGGAATTGGTAAAACGCAACTTGG TATACAACTTGCAGTGAACGTCCAAATTCCTATGGATTATGGTGGTCTGCAAGGCAAGGCAATATATATAG ATACAGAAGGCAGCTTTATGGTGGAGCGCGCTTTACAAATTGCTGAAGCTTGTCTAGAAGACATGCAAGAATATCATGGATTTTTAAAGAAGGATTTACAAGCTTGTCAACTTAACATGAAGCCAACGGATTTCCTTGAGAACATATTCTATTTTCGTGTTTGTAGTTACACAGAGCAAATTGCTGTTGTAAATTACTTGGATAAGTTCATCTCAGAGCATAAAGAT GTTAAGGTTGTAATTATTgatagcattacattccattTCCGACAAGATTTTGATGACATGGCCCTTAGAACCCGACTACTTGGTGGAATGGCCTTAAAGTTGATGAAGCTCACAAAGAAATTTACTTTGGCA GTTGTCCTCTTGAATCAAGTAACCACCAAGTATATCGAAGGGTCATATCAGTTAACTCTTGCATTAG GAGATAGCTGGTCACACGCTTGCACTAACCGGGTGATTTTATACTGGAATGGTAATGAAAGGTATGCATACATTGACAAGTCGCCTTCTGTTCGATCAGCATCTGCTCAATATTCCGTGACGGGCAGAGGGATTCGGAGCTCTGTTTCAAACTGTAAACGAGTCAAGATGATGTAA
- the LOC107815904 gene encoding DNA repair protein RAD51 homolog 3-like isoform X2 → MEVSSLPISASQRAKLISAGYSSLSSLFSVSYSDLARDLKISENEAIGILRVASQRRGSERSNGTSSIVNEEGSYSWNFSLGAQTAWDMLNEEKSLGRITTSCSELDDVLGGGISCKEVTEIGGVPGIGKTQLGIQLAVNVQIPMDYGGLQGKAIYIDTEGSFMVERALQIAEACLEDMQEYHGFLKKDLQACQLNMKPTDFLENIFYFRVCSYTEQIAVVNYLDKFISEHKDVVIIDSITFHFRQDFDDMALRTRLLGGMALKLMKLTKKFTLAVVLLNQVTTKYIEGSYQLTLALGDSWSHACTNRVILYWNGNERYAYIDKSPSVRSASAQYSVTGRGIRSSVSNCKRVKMM, encoded by the exons ATGGAAGTTTCAAGTCTTCCGATATCGGCATCGCAGAGAGCAAAGCTGATCTCCGCCGGCTactcttctctttcttctctcttttccgTCTCCTACTCCGACCTTGCTCGCG ATCTAAAGATTTCAGAAAATGAGGCgattggaattttgagagttgcatcACAAAGGAGGGGATCTGAAAGATCTAATGGAACTAGCTCCATTGTCAATG agGAAGGAAGTTATTCATGGAATTTTTCATTAGGAGCACAGACTGCATGGGATATGCTAAACGAGGAGAAATCACTTGGACGTATCACAACATCCTGTTCCGAGCTGGATGACGTTTTGGGTGGGGGAATAAGTTGCAAAGAGGTTACTGAAATTG GTGGGGTGCCAGGAATTGGTAAAACGCAACTTGG TATACAACTTGCAGTGAACGTCCAAATTCCTATGGATTATGGTGGTCTGCAAGGCAAGGCAATATATATAG ATACAGAAGGCAGCTTTATGGTGGAGCGCGCTTTACAAATTGCTGAAGCTTGTCTAGAAGACATGCAAGAATATCATGGATTTTTAAAGAAGGATTTACAAGCTTGTCAACTTAACATGAAGCCAACGGATTTCCTTGAGAACATATTCTATTTTCGTGTTTGTAGTTACACAGAGCAAATTGCTGTTGTAAATTACTTGGATAAGTTCATCTCAGAGCATAAAGAT GTTGTAATTATTgatagcattacattccattTCCGACAAGATTTTGATGACATGGCCCTTAGAACCCGACTACTTGGTGGAATGGCCTTAAAGTTGATGAAGCTCACAAAGAAATTTACTTTGGCA GTTGTCCTCTTGAATCAAGTAACCACCAAGTATATCGAAGGGTCATATCAGTTAACTCTTGCATTAG GAGATAGCTGGTCACACGCTTGCACTAACCGGGTGATTTTATACTGGAATGGTAATGAAAGGTATGCATACATTGACAAGTCGCCTTCTGTTCGATCAGCATCTGCTCAATATTCCGTGACGGGCAGAGGGATTCGGAGCTCTGTTTCAAACTGTAAACGAGTCAAGATGATGTAA
- the LOC107815904 gene encoding DNA repair protein RAD51 homolog 3-like isoform X3 yields MEVSSLPISASQRAKLISAGYSSLSSLFSVSYSDLARDLKISENEAIGILRVASQRRGSERSNGTSSIVNGAQTAWDMLNEEKSLGRITTSCSELDDVLGGGISCKEVTEIGGVPGIGKTQLGIQLAVNVQIPMDYGGLQGKAIYIDTEGSFMVERALQIAEACLEDMQEYHGFLKKDLQACQLNMKPTDFLENIFYFRVCSYTEQIAVVNYLDKFISEHKDVKVVIIDSITFHFRQDFDDMALRTRLLGGMALKLMKLTKKFTLAVVLLNQVTTKYIEGSYQLTLALGDSWSHACTNRVILYWNGNERYAYIDKSPSVRSASAQYSVTGRGIRSSVSNCKRVKMM; encoded by the exons ATGGAAGTTTCAAGTCTTCCGATATCGGCATCGCAGAGAGCAAAGCTGATCTCCGCCGGCTactcttctctttcttctctcttttccgTCTCCTACTCCGACCTTGCTCGCG ATCTAAAGATTTCAGAAAATGAGGCgattggaattttgagagttgcatcACAAAGGAGGGGATCTGAAAGATCTAATGGAACTAGCTCCATTGTCAATG GAGCACAGACTGCATGGGATATGCTAAACGAGGAGAAATCACTTGGACGTATCACAACATCCTGTTCCGAGCTGGATGACGTTTTGGGTGGGGGAATAAGTTGCAAAGAGGTTACTGAAATTG GTGGGGTGCCAGGAATTGGTAAAACGCAACTTGG TATACAACTTGCAGTGAACGTCCAAATTCCTATGGATTATGGTGGTCTGCAAGGCAAGGCAATATATATAG ATACAGAAGGCAGCTTTATGGTGGAGCGCGCTTTACAAATTGCTGAAGCTTGTCTAGAAGACATGCAAGAATATCATGGATTTTTAAAGAAGGATTTACAAGCTTGTCAACTTAACATGAAGCCAACGGATTTCCTTGAGAACATATTCTATTTTCGTGTTTGTAGTTACACAGAGCAAATTGCTGTTGTAAATTACTTGGATAAGTTCATCTCAGAGCATAAAGAT GTTAAGGTTGTAATTATTgatagcattacattccattTCCGACAAGATTTTGATGACATGGCCCTTAGAACCCGACTACTTGGTGGAATGGCCTTAAAGTTGATGAAGCTCACAAAGAAATTTACTTTGGCA GTTGTCCTCTTGAATCAAGTAACCACCAAGTATATCGAAGGGTCATATCAGTTAACTCTTGCATTAG GAGATAGCTGGTCACACGCTTGCACTAACCGGGTGATTTTATACTGGAATGGTAATGAAAGGTATGCATACATTGACAAGTCGCCTTCTGTTCGATCAGCATCTGCTCAATATTCCGTGACGGGCAGAGGGATTCGGAGCTCTGTTTCAAACTGTAAACGAGTCAAGATGATGTAA
- the LOC107815903 gene encoding putative tRNA N6-adenosine threonylcarbamoyltransferase, mitochondrial has protein sequence MASLLPSLSSPISRLSFLLYRPSFQLTIKVTNKLQFHNKSVKEPQLFKKFPAHCFSTSASNLQMVQNQKQKVVENENLVILGIETSCDDTAAAVVNSNGEILSQVISSQAELLARYGGVAPKMAEEAHALVIDQVVQEALDKANLTEKDLTAVAVTIGPGLSLCLRVGVQKARKVAGSHNLPLVGVHHMEAHTLVARLVEKELQFPFMALLVSGGHNLLILARDLGHYIQLGTTIDDAIGEAYDKTAKWLGLDLRRSGGPAVEELAREGDARSVKFKVPMKQHKDCNFSYAGLKTQVRLAIEAKRINAEVSLASASNEDRQARADIAASFQRVAVLHLEEKCERAIDWALNIEPSINHLVVSGGVASNKYVRARLDEVVKRKGLKLVCPPPSLCTDNGVMVAWTGIEHFRLGRFDPPPPANEPEDVVLDLRPRWPLGEEYAEGKSEARSLRTARIHPSLTSLIKASVKQESQSTI, from the exons ATGGCGTCTTTATTACCAAGCTTGTCATCCCCAATTTCCCGTCTAAGCTTTCTACTATATCGACcctcatttcagcttacaatcaAAGTTACAAATAAATTACAATTTCACAACAAATCAGTAAAAGAACCCCAGTTGTTCAAAAAATTTCCAGCTCATTGTTTTTCTACTTCAGCTTCTAATTTACAAATGGTCCAAAACCAGAAACAAAAAGTGGTTGAAAATGAGAATTTAGTTATTCTGGGCATTGAAACTAGCTGTGATGATACTGCTGCTGCTGTG GTAAATAGCAATGGTGAAATTCTCAGCCAAGTTATCTCATCTCAG GCAGAACTGCTTGCTCGATATGGAGGAGTTGCTCCTAAAATGGCAGAGGAAGCTCATGCACTGGTGATTGATCAG GTGGTACAAGAAGCACTAGATAAAGCTAATCTGACTGAAAAGGATCTAACTGCGGTTGCTGTCACCATTGGTCCTGGTTTAAGCCTTTGTCTGCGAG TTGGTGTGCAGAAAGCAAGAAAGGTTGCTGGTTCTCATAATTTACCTCTTGTCGGGGTCCATCACATGGAAGCTCATACTCTTGTTGCCAG ACTAGTGGAGAAAGAGCTGCAGTTTCCTTTCATGGCCCTACTTGTCTCAG GAGGGCATAACCTTCTAATCCTTGCACGTGATCTTGGCCATTATATACAACTTGGGACAACAATTGATGATGCAATTGGCGAGGCATATGACAAGACAGCAAAATGGCTTGGTCTTGATTTGAGGAGGAGTGGGGGCCCCGCTGTGGAGGAGCTAGCTCGAGAAGGAGATGCCAGATCTGTCAAATTTAAA GTCCCTATGAAACAACACAAGGATTGCAACTTCTCGTATGCTGGTCTGAAGACGCAAGTGAGGTTGGCAATTGAAGCAAAAAGAAT TAATGCTGAAGTCTCTCTTGCTTCAGCTTCTAATGAAGATAGACAGGCTCGGGCCGATATTGCTGCCTCCTTCCAG CGAGTTGCGGTATTACATTTGGAGGAAAAGTGTGAACGGGCAATTGATTGGGCTTTGAACATTGAGCCTTCAATAAATCATTTG GTAGTGTCTGGAGGTGTTGCTTCTAATAAGTATGTCAGAGCTCGTCTTGATGAGGTTGTGAAACGGAAAGGGCTGAAACTTGTATGCCCCCCTCCTAGCCTTTGTACTGACAATG GTGTAATGGTTGCATGGACTGGCATTGAACATTTCCGTCTTGGCAGATTTGATCCTCCGCCTCCTGCAAATGAACCAGAAGATGTTGTG CTTGATTTGCGCCCAAGGTGGCCACTTGGCGAGGAATATGCTGAAGGAAAAAGTGAAGCTCGTTCGCTGAGAACAGCACGGATTCATCCATCACTTACCTCTCTCATTAAGGCATCTGTTAAGCAAGAGTCACAATCTACAATTTAA